From Methanosarcinales archaeon, one genomic window encodes:
- a CDS encoding sulfite exporter TauE/SafE family protein: protein MALDPTFWGFFFFGILAGLCPCNSVLCLALMGYVTGDNKAERNFRDALQLTLPFGLGTLLIIVPLGGIAAFLGKSVVHFDERIAYVLGSLVFFLMALQFFGAYHMPVKKVFRNLRLPPSTTPLGTFLLGLSFGAITMGRVAPMLFAVLTVAAVSGSVAYGITISLLFGTGMVLPLVIISSIGGAAGKAIRTKLEEKGVLIDWLLGIILLLVAIYFLFLAFN, encoded by the coding sequence ATGGCTCTCGATCCTACTTTCTGGGGATTTTTCTTTTTCGGCATCCTTGCAGGACTATGTCCCTGCAATAGTGTGCTGTGCCTCGCCCTCATGGGTTATGTGACAGGTGATAATAAAGCCGAACGAAATTTCCGTGATGCGCTTCAGCTCACCCTCCCTTTCGGTCTTGGCACACTGCTTATCATAGTGCCTCTGGGCGGTATCGCTGCGTTTCTTGGCAAAAGCGTTGTTCATTTTGATGAACGAATAGCCTATGTACTGGGCAGCCTGGTGTTTTTTCTAATGGCGCTGCAGTTCTTTGGCGCGTACCATATGCCAGTGAAAAAAGTATTCAGGAATCTGCGCCTACCCCCCTCGACCACACCGCTGGGAACTTTCCTGCTCGGTTTATCATTTGGCGCGATTACTATGGGAAGGGTTGCGCCGATGCTTTTTGCTGTTCTTACCGTGGCCGCAGTATCAGGGTCTGTGGCTTACGGGATTACTATATCTCTCCTTTTCGGAACAGGTATGGTATTGCCCCTGGTAATCATAAGTTCCATTGGCGGAGCCGCAGGAAAAGCCATACGCACAAAGCTGGAAGAAAAAGGCGTCCTGATCGACTGGCTGCTGGGGATAATACTATTATTGGTAGCGATATATTTCCTTTTCCTTGCTTTTAATTAG
- a CDS encoding methionine adenosyltransferase, producing MISNMEYSLLTSESVTEGHPDKVCDQISDGVLDAIMEQDPTARVACETFISVGFVIVGGEITTKAHIDVPSIARGILNDIGYTSEKYGFNYKTCGVLNAIGKQSPDIAQGVDVGGAGDQGMMIGYACRETEELMPLPIMQGHRMAKRLAEVRKKNILPYLCPDGKSQATVEYKMGVPQRVDSIIISSQHTEEILDSTGHKITDDARNEIIEEVVMKTIDNELLDKNTKYYVNPTGKFVIGGPQSDTGMTGRKIVVDTYGGLVPHGGGAFSGKDCTKVDRSAAYAARYVAKNIVASGLADRCGLSLAYAIGIPEPTAVMVNTFGTGKMKDRDMVGLVRKHFDLTPKGIIETLDLRRPIYTKTAAYGHFGRNDPDFTWEKTDVADDIAKSAGI from the coding sequence ATGATTTCGAATATGGAATATAGCCTGTTAACTTCTGAATCAGTTACTGAGGGGCATCCTGATAAGGTCTGCGATCAGATATCGGATGGTGTGCTTGATGCGATAATGGAACAGGATCCAACTGCCAGGGTGGCATGTGAGACATTTATTAGTGTAGGATTTGTGATAGTCGGCGGTGAGATCACCACAAAAGCTCATATTGATGTCCCATCAATAGCTCGTGGTATCTTGAATGACATCGGTTATACAAGTGAAAAATACGGTTTCAATTATAAGACATGCGGTGTTTTGAATGCGATTGGTAAACAATCACCTGATATTGCACAGGGCGTGGATGTAGGCGGCGCCGGTGACCAGGGGATGATGATCGGTTATGCATGTAGGGAGACCGAGGAATTGATGCCCTTGCCCATCATGCAGGGTCACAGGATGGCTAAAAGACTGGCTGAAGTGAGAAAGAAGAATATTCTTCCTTATTTATGTCCGGACGGGAAGAGCCAGGCTACTGTTGAATATAAAATGGGAGTGCCCCAGAGAGTTGATTCGATCATTATCAGCAGCCAGCATACTGAGGAGATACTGGACAGTACTGGTCATAAAATTACAGATGATGCCAGGAATGAGATCATTGAAGAGGTTGTGATGAAAACAATTGACAATGAACTGCTGGATAAGAATACCAAATATTATGTCAATCCGACAGGCAAGTTCGTAATAGGCGGACCCCAGAGTGATACAGGAATGACAGGGCGTAAGATCGTAGTTGATACTTATGGCGGGCTGGTTCCACACGGCGGTGGTGCTTTTAGCGGTAAGGATTGCACCAAGGTTGACAGAAGTGCTGCCTATGCGGCCAGATATGTAGCTAAAAACATCGTAGCGTCAGGACTGGCAGATCGCTGTGGATTATCACTGGCATATGCTATTGGAATTCCAGAGCCCACCGCTGTTATGGTCAATACATTTGGTACTGGCAAGATGAAGGACAGGGATATGGTGGGACTTGTCAGGAAACATTTCGACCTTACACCAAAAGGTATCATCGAGACACTTGATCTCAGGCGTCCCATTTACACAAAGACCGCAGCATATGGTCATTTCGGCAGGAACGACCCGGACTTCACCTGGGAGAAGACCGATGTTGCCGATGATATTGCAAAGTCTGCAGGGATTTAA